A single genomic interval of Bos indicus isolate NIAB-ARS_2022 breed Sahiwal x Tharparkar chromosome 5, NIAB-ARS_B.indTharparkar_mat_pri_1.0, whole genome shotgun sequence harbors:
- the RLIG1 gene encoding RNA ligase 1, with protein sequence MRRLGSVQRKMPCVFVTEVKEEPSTKREHQPFKVLATETLSHKALDADIHNAIPTEKVDGTCCYVTNYKGQPYLWARLDRKPNKLAEKRFKNFLHLKQNSKEFFWNVEEDFKPVPECWIPAKEIEQINGNPIPDENGHIPGWVPVEKNSKQHCWHSSVVDYESEIALVLRHHPDDPGLLEISAVPLSDLLEQTLELIGTNINGNPYGLGSKKHPLHLLIPHGAFQIRNLPTLKHSDLLSWFDGCREGKIEGIVWHCNDGCLIKVHRHHLGLCWPIPDTYMNSKPVIINMNLNKYEYAFDAKCLFNHFSKIDNQKFGRLKDIILTV encoded by the exons ATGAGGCGCTTGGGGTCGGTGCAGCGGAAAATGCCGTGTGTGTTTGTGAcggaggtgaaagaggagcctTCCACCAAAAGGGAGCATCAG ccATTTAAAGTTTTGGCAACTGAAACTTTAAGTCACAAGGCATTAGATGCAGATATACACAATGCAATTCCAACAGAAAAAGTGGATGGAACATGTTGTTATGTTACTAACTacaaag gtcAGCCATACCTTTGGGCTCGGCTAGATAGGAAACCTAACAAATTAGCtgagaaaagatttaaaaattttctacatttaaaacaaaactcgAAAG aatttttttggaatgttgaggAGGACTTCAAACCTGTTCCAGAGTGCTGGATACCAGCGAAGGAAATAGAACAGATAAATGGGAATCCGATACCTGATGAAAATGGACACATTCCTG GTTGGGTCCCAGTGGAGAAAAACAGCAAACAGCACTGCTGGCATTCGTCCGTAGTCGATTACGAGTCTGAGATCGCCCTGGTCCTGAGGCATCATCCTGACGACCCTGGGCTTTTGGAAATCAGTGCAGTGCCGCTCTCAGATCTTCTAGAACAAACACTGGAGCTTATAGGAACCAATATTAATGGAAATCCTTATG ggTTAGGAAGCAAAAAGCATCCATTACATCTTCTTATACCACATGGAGCGTTTCAAATAAGAAATCTACCTACCTTGAAGCACAGTGATCTGTTGTCCTGGTTTGATGGTTGCAGAGAGGGTAAAATTGAAGGAATAGTATGGCATTGCAATGATGGTTGTTTAATCAAG gtccATCGCCACCATCTTGGTTTATGTTGGCCGATCCCAGATACTTATATGAATTCAAAACCAGTtattatcaacatgaatctgaacaaatatGAGTATGCCTTTGATGCTAAgtgtttatttaatcatttttcaaaaatagacaATCAGAAATTTGGTAGGCTCAAAGATATAATACTTACTGTATAA